The proteins below come from a single Mesobacillus jeotgali genomic window:
- a CDS encoding EthD family reductase codes for MVKLIAIYKHPQDKEAFDKHYFETHAPLTAKIPGLRKMEVTRIVGSPMGGEGKYYLMCEMYYDDHEALKAGMKSAEGRASGKDVMSFAGDLVTMMIGEEVNE; via the coding sequence ATGGTAAAACTAATCGCGATTTACAAGCATCCACAGGACAAAGAGGCATTTGACAAGCACTATTTTGAAACGCACGCCCCGCTGACTGCAAAAATTCCTGGTCTCCGTAAAATGGAAGTGACACGCATCGTCGGAAGCCCAATGGGCGGGGAAGGTAAATATTATCTAATGTGTGAAATGTACTATGACGACCATGAGGCATTAAAAGCTGGGATGAAATCTGCTGAGGGCAGAGCTTCTGGAAAGGATGTTATGAGCTTTGCGGGTGATCTGGTCACGATGATGATCGGTGAAGAAGTGAATGAATAG
- the paaC gene encoding 1,2-phenylacetyl-CoA epoxidase subunit PaaC: protein MKYELEDALKNETLHDAAVELLFQLADDDFIIAYRGSEWLGLAPHIEEDVAFSSISQDTMGHAAMFYQLLSDLGAGDPDQLAHSRPAAERKNAILLEKVNGPGTYLTEPHYDWAFAVVRNYFYAQAKKVKIESLKNSSYQPMAEAAVKINMELYYHLLHWKTWFSQLVSAGGEARTRMEAAMEKVFVELEGLFSMGSQAEEFSKHNLIDSEEALRTKWMQMMAPVFESLNLEMPDQFGMMSGNGRNGEHTADLQTALDTLSEVYISDPAASW from the coding sequence ATGAAATATGAACTTGAAGATGCGTTGAAAAATGAAACCCTTCACGACGCTGCAGTTGAACTCCTGTTCCAGCTTGCTGATGATGATTTCATTATTGCCTACCGGGGTTCTGAGTGGCTGGGGCTTGCTCCCCATATTGAAGAGGACGTCGCTTTCTCTTCTATCAGCCAGGATACAATGGGCCATGCGGCAATGTTTTATCAGCTTCTTAGCGACCTAGGGGCTGGTGATCCTGACCAGCTTGCCCACAGCAGGCCGGCAGCAGAACGAAAGAATGCGATTTTACTAGAAAAAGTGAACGGCCCGGGTACGTATTTGACAGAGCCGCATTATGACTGGGCATTTGCTGTAGTGAGGAACTATTTTTACGCCCAGGCCAAGAAAGTGAAAATTGAATCACTGAAGAATTCATCCTACCAGCCAATGGCTGAAGCGGCAGTGAAGATCAATATGGAACTTTACTACCATTTACTGCACTGGAAAACGTGGTTCTCCCAGCTTGTGAGTGCCGGTGGAGAAGCGAGGACAAGAATGGAAGCCGCGATGGAGAAGGTTTTTGTTGAACTTGAAGGATTGTTCTCGATGGGAAGCCAGGCCGAAGAATTCTCAAAGCACAATTTGATAGATTCAGAGGAAGCTCTGAGAACGAAATGGATGCAAATGATGGCACCTGTTTTTGAATCCCTTAACCTGGAGATGCCAGATCAATTCGGGATGATGAGCGGAAATGGGCGAAATGGCGAGCATACCGCTGACTTGCAGACTGCTCTAGATACATTGAGTGAGGTCTATATATCCGATCCGGCAGCAAGCTGGTGA
- the paaD gene encoding 1,2-phenylacetyl-CoA epoxidase subunit PaaD: MIRDKIIDALQTVKDPEIDSVSIIELGMLDEVKITSNDVLIKLLPTFMGCPALDIIKNNVVKAVLSIDEVEKVDVKFIFHPPWTSDRVTDLGREKLKEFGIAPPPRHITETGEWQADCPYCGSTYTTMENLFGPTACRSILYCKSCKNPFEAMKPVSTLM; the protein is encoded by the coding sequence ATGATAAGAGATAAAATCATCGATGCTTTGCAGACTGTGAAAGATCCTGAGATCGACAGTGTATCGATTATTGAACTGGGTATGCTTGATGAAGTCAAAATCACCTCAAATGATGTTTTGATAAAGCTATTGCCTACCTTCATGGGCTGTCCGGCACTAGATATCATCAAAAACAATGTTGTCAAAGCGGTCTTATCCATTGATGAAGTTGAAAAAGTGGATGTGAAATTCATCTTTCATCCCCCTTGGACATCAGATCGTGTCACTGATCTTGGCAGGGAAAAGCTCAAGGAATTCGGCATCGCACCTCCGCCAAGGCATATTACAGAAACGGGTGAGTGGCAGGCTGATTGCCCTTACTGCGGCTCAACCTATACGACCATGGAAAATCTCTTTGGCCCGACTGCCTGCCGCAGTATTCTATACTGCAAGTCATGCAAAAACCCTTTCGAGGCAATGAAACCAGTATCAACTTTGATGTGA